Below is a genomic region from bacterium.
CGCGTCCGCGTTGGACGCGCGAGGCCGCGCCGTCGCTGTATTTTCTCGCGTACCGGGCGCCCGCGGCGTTCGACCGCGTGCCGGTCGTCGACTATCTCGTGGCCCCGGTCGAGCCGGAGATGCCGGTGGACGAGCAGGCGCGACTCCTCCGGGCCGCCAACGACGCGGCGATCGCGCTCAACCACGTGATCCATCACGCCGGGCTCGGTCACCACGTGCAGAACTGGTGGGCCTACCGGGCGCCCTCGCGGATCGGCCGGATCGCCGCAGTGGACTGCGCCTCGAGGATCGCCATGTTCTGCGGCGGCACGATGGCCGAGGGATGGGCCTGCTACGCGGTCGACCTCATGGAAGAGATCGGCTTTCTCTCGCCGCTGCAGCGGGTCGCGCAGGCGCACACACGCCTGCGCATCGCGTTGCGCGCCGCCGCCGACGTCGCCCTCCACACCGGCGCGTGGACGCTCGAGCAGGCGGCGGACGCCTATGCTTCCCGCGGCGGGATGGACGCGGGAGCGGCGCGCGGGGAAGCCCTCAAGAACTCGCTACACCCCGGGACGGCCATGATGTACCTGCTCGGCGTGGACCGCATCCACGCTCTCCGGCGGGAAGAGGCCGCGAGGGCGGGCCGCGCCTTCGACCTCCGCGCGTTCCACGATCGGCTGCTCGCCTGCGGGTCGATCCCGGTGGCCCGCGCGGCGGACCTGCTCGCCGCGGGATCATAGCGCGGGGGCCGCGGTAGAGGAGCGAACCCGGGCGCCGTGAAAGAGAGCCGGACCGTGCCGCCCGGGCGGCCGGCCGAGGTGCGGAATCGCTTCCAACTAGGGGAGGTCGGCATGGCGCGGATGGTTCGGTTTGGACGGCGGCGGCTGCTCGCGGGAGCGGGAACACTGGCGGGGGCGGCGGCGCTCGGCGCGTACGACCCGCTGGTTCGGAGCCTGGGGATCACCACGGCGGAGGCCGCGGCGGCGGGCGGTACGCTCACTGTCGGCGGTCTGGACCTGGACGACACGCTGGACCCGCAGGTCACCAACTTCGACTCGGTGATCAGAATCACGTTGAACGTCTGCGAGCCCCTGATCTGGGAACCGACGCCGGGCCGCTTCGTGCCGGCGCTCGCGGAGTCGTGGTCGATCTCGCCCGACGCGAAAGTCTACACGTTCAAGCTGCGCCGCGGCGTGAAGTTCCACGACGGGACGCCGTTCAACGGGGACGCGGTGAAGTTTACGATGGATCGGGTCGTCGCGCCCGAGACGAAGGCCGGCCAGTCGCACGACCAGTTGGGGCCGTACGATCACACCGAGGTGGTCGACGAGTCCACCGTCCGGATCGTGATGAAGGAAGGCTACGCGCCGCTGCTCACCAACCTCAACGGGTACCTCGGCATCGTGTCGCCCACCGCGGTCAAGAAGATGGGGCTCGCCGACTTCGCGCGGCATCCCGTCGGCACCGGACCGTTCATGTTCAAGGAGTGGGTGGCGAAGGACCACGTGACGCTCGTGCGCAACCCGGACTACGCGTGGCCGTCGTCCCTCTTCAAGCACAAGGGGCAGGCGTACCTCGACGAGCTCGTGTTCAAGATCATCCCCGACGCTTCCGTTCGCACGGGGACGCTGAAGAGCGGCGAGACGCAGTATGTCAACGACGCGGATCCGCTGGAGATCGGCGCGCTGCGCGCCGACAAGCGCTTCGCCGTGATCGAGCGGCCGCAGCCGGGGTCCGGCTGGGTGCTGCTGCTCAACGTGACCGGGTCGCCGCAGATCCGCGACATCGCCGTGCGGCGCGCGTTCGAGTGGGGCGTCGACCGCGAGGGCATCAACAAGACCGTGTTCAACGGCCTGATGAAGGTGGCCTGGAGCCCGCTCATGCGTCCGACGCTCGGCTACGACGCGTCGGCGGAGAAGATGTACCGGTACGATCCCGCGCAGGCCAAAAAGGTACTCGAGGAGGCGGGATGGCGGGCCGGCGCGGACGGCATCCGCGAGAAAGGCGGCCAGAAGCTCAGCGTCAACTTCCTCATCATCGGCCGGACGCGCGACAAGGCGATGGCCGAGGCGGTCCAGGCCAGCATGCGCGACGTCGGCGTCGACGTGCAGGTCAACGCGCTGGAGCGCGCCGCCTTCCGCGCCCAGGTCAGCCAGAACAAGTACGACATCAATTTCATGTGGTTTTCGTACGGCGATCCGGACGTGATGAGAACGCTGTTCCACTCGTCGAACGTGAACGCGTTCAACCGCGCGCGCTACCAGGTCCCGGAGGTGGACCGGATGCTCGAGGCGGCCGCGGCCACGATCGACCGGGCCAAGCGCA
It encodes:
- a CDS encoding ABC transporter substrate-binding protein gives rise to the protein MARMVRFGRRRLLAGAGTLAGAAALGAYDPLVRSLGITTAEAAAAGGTLTVGGLDLDDTLDPQVTNFDSVIRITLNVCEPLIWEPTPGRFVPALAESWSISPDAKVYTFKLRRGVKFHDGTPFNGDAVKFTMDRVVAPETKAGQSHDQLGPYDHTEVVDESTVRIVMKEGYAPLLTNLNGYLGIVSPTAVKKMGLADFARHPVGTGPFMFKEWVAKDHVTLVRNPDYAWPSSLFKHKGQAYLDELVFKIIPDASVRTGTLKSGETQYVNDADPLEIGALRADKRFAVIERPQPGSGWVLLLNVTGSPQIRDIAVRRAFEWGVDREGINKTVFNGLMKVAWSPLMRPTLGYDASAEKMYRYDPAQAKKVLEEAGWRAGADGIREKGGQKLSVNFLIIGRTRDKAMAEAVQASMRDVGVDVQVNALERAAFRAQVSQNKYDINFMWFSYGDPDVMRTLFHSSNVNAFNRARYQVPEVDRMLEAAAATIDRAKRIDLYRQLQQRVLRDAVCVPLVDTITYNAKRAEVGGDSIDALASYVWMYDVQVRR